In Penicillium psychrofluorescens genome assembly, chromosome: 5, a single window of DNA contains:
- a CDS encoding uncharacterized protein (ID:PFLUO_007360-T1.cds;~source:funannotate) yields the protein MSGSPPEEEHSQTSGEKPRAQSASEPVVATTVEATTVEETGAVLSQQLPAVSEALPSQATPQGKVEQSALPPLLTSSLPRQVPPSYPVPAVEASTPVTTARSLGPRSTRRTKAHVASACVNCKKKHLGCDSARPCRRCVLAGKASTCVDVTHKKRGRPPLKAEDSSLRTFTSQPEAPSVPVEAQTAVHSRRNPMHRATSSREIRPVTDLRALGETGSPVIGGRVPRDQPQRWSASVFPLTRPMDPAPSIPGAAARRPFSSGSAVPPPLSQPPPAFAPMAGSFHPILTGSMPAGMERRFPPYIGPALLPPTSPSQHQPPLGAHLLPYSDIRPPMGDPRLVHTSREGHLDSPVRLPPIHQATASPSMPHHAHRLSDPYPTTWSFSGREEGLQELRPADPLHRPIFSHPFSHQRSSSTASAVDPTPRHTGPVELPSTALPGQSPSTGARIEPSTTEPESQEPRPFKRRKMALDDMVND from the exons ATGTCTGGGTCTCctccggaggaggagcacTCGCAGACATCCGGCGAGAAGCCGAGAGCCCAATCGGCATCTGAACCCGTAGTAGCTACTACGGTTGAGGCTACTACGGTTGAGGAGACCGGTGCCGTGCTGTCACAGCAGCTGCCTGCTGTTAGTGAGGCTCTGCCTTCACAGGCAACGCCACAAGGGAAAGTCGAGCAGAGTGCGTTGCCGCCGTTGTTGACCTCATCTTTACCTCGACAAGTTCCACCATCATATCCAGTGCCGGCGGTGGAAGCCTCTACGCCGGTGACAACTGCTCGCTCATTAGGCCCTAGGTCGACACGCCGCACAAAAGCGCATGTGGCTTCGGCTTGTGTTAAttgcaagaagaagcaccTCGGATGTGATTCAGCACGCCCATGTCGACGATGTGTTCTCGCTGGCAAAGCT TCAACATGTGTGGATGTCACGCACAAGAAACGAGGACGGCCACCACTCAAAGCGGAGGACTCTTCTCTCCGGACTTTTACCTCACAACCCGAAGCTCCCTCTGTTCCGGTGGAGGCTCAGACAGCCGTACACTCACGGCGCAATCCTATGCACCGTGCCACGTCTTCACGCGAAATACGGCCTGTGACGGATCTACGGGCACTGGGAGAAACTGGCTCTCCTGTGATCGGAGGACGAGTGCCGCGCGACCAGCCGCAACGATGGTCAGCTTCTGTCTTTCCTCTAACTCGGCCCATGGACCCTGCTCCATCGATTCCGGGAGCTGCGGCTCGGCGACCATTTTCTTCAGGATCAGCGGTCCCGCCGCCATTGAGCCAACCGCCGCCTGCCTTTGCGCCGATGGCAGGAAGCTTCCATCCTATTCTAACAGGTAGCATGCCAGCTGGCATGGAAAGACGCTTCCCTCCGTATATTGGGCCAGCATTGCTACCACCTACATCTCCGTCTCAGCATCAACCACCGCTTGGGGCTCATCTGCTCCCGTATTCCGACATTCGGCCTCCGATGGGCGACCCTCGTCTTGTTCATACCTCCCGTGAAGGGCATCTTGACTCACCAGTTCGACTTCCGCCGATTCACCAAGCAACGGCCAGCCCTAGCATGCCTCACCATGCACACCGATTGAGTGATCCGTATCCAACCACTTGGTCTTTCTCCGGTCGAGAGGAAGGTCTGCAGGAACTTCGGCCGGCAGATCCGCTTCATCGACCCATATTTTCACATCCATTCTCCCATCAacggtcttcttcaacagcaAGCGCTGTCGACCCTACACCTAGACATACCGGACCAGTCGAACTGCCTTCCACAGCACTTCCAGGCCAGTCCCCTTCGACAGGAGCGCGAATTGAACCGTCAACCACCGAACCCGAAAGCCAAGAGCCACGCCCTTTTAAGCGACGAAAAATGGCCTTGGATGACATGGTGAACGACTAG
- a CDS encoding uncharacterized protein (ID:PFLUO_007361-T1.cds;~source:funannotate), whose translation MAQFQRFAQPLGSRTAIASVFAVLGVGAYCARSSLLPTTYAESNEPRKMFSGVGFTSLRVHSVKMVNHDTKRLVFEFPDPEAVSGLSLTSSLLTFSRPQGSWLPAVRPYTPISDLAQPGFVELMVKQYPNGKSSTHLHLLAPGDSLTFITALKGFPWKANQFSQVYLIAGGAGITPIYQLVRGILDNPNDKTKINLVFGVNTEQDLLLREEFDEYKRRFPDRFNYIYTISHSAENSLVRKGRVTEELLREVVKDASDKETKVFVCGPPAMEQSLVGSRASPGILTNLGFAKEQIYQF comes from the exons ATGGCTCAATTCCAACGTTTCGCTCAACCCCTCGGGTCTCGTACCGCCATCGCCTCTGTGTTCGCCGTTCTCGGCGTCGGCGCTTACTGTGCCCGATCATCCCTTCTGCCTACCACCTATGCTGAATCCAATGAGCCACGCAAGATGTTTTCCGGCGTAGGGTTCACCAGTCTGCGTGTGCACAGTGTCAAAATGGTCAACCACGACACCAAACGACTTGTTTTCGAGTTTCCAGATCCAGAGGCTGTTAGTGGCCTCTCGTTGACTT CATCACTTCTCACATTCTCGCGTCCTCAAGGTAGCTGGCTTCCCGCGGTCAGGCCTTATACCCCAATCAGCGACTTAG CTCAACCCGGCTTCGTGGAATTGATGGTCAAACAATATCCGAACGGCAAATCAAGTACCCATCTCCATTTACTAGCCCCAGGCGACAGCCTCACATTCATCACAGCCCTCAAGGGGTTTCCCTGGAAGGCCAACCAATTCTCTCAAGTCTACCTGATTGCCGGCGGGGCGGGAATCACTCCAATCTATCAGCTGGTCCGTGGTATTTTGGACAATCCGAACGACAAGACGAAGATCAATTTGGTCTTTGGGGTCAACACTGAGCAGGATCTACTTCTTCGCGAGGAATTCGACGAGTACAAGCGGCGGTTCCCTGATCGGTTCAACTATATTTATACTATTAGCCACTCAGCTGAAAACTCACTTGTTCGAAAAGGTCGTGTCACGGAGGAGCTACTTCGTGAGGTGGTGAAAGATGCGTCGGATAAGGAGACTAAGGTTTTTGTTTGCGGTCCGCCTGCCATGGAGCAGTCGTTGGTCGGTTCGAGGGCGTCTCCGGGGATTTTGACGAACCTGGGATTCGCCAAGGAACAAATTTACCAGTTTTAG
- a CDS encoding uncharacterized protein (ID:PFLUO_007362-T1.cds;~source:funannotate): MADIEKYPAPAEESSKGQEYDADGVSNPFVNADKLSRRLSARQVQMIAIGGTIGTGLFLGTGESLATGGPASMLIAYAICGGIVFVTMLCLGEMAAFVPVAGSFCTYAGRFVDDALGFALTWNYWFNDAVSTASDIIALQLLLQFWTDNFPGWGISLIFLVIVIALNLLSVRVYGEVEYWLSLLKVITIVIFIILGIAVNCGGNTEHEYIGGKYWHIGDAPFVGGIGGFASVGGTESIAITAGETKDPAKNLPKVVRNVFWRILLFYILSILIVGLNVPYTHKGLSNGDTRTSPFTIVFEQAGSAVAGSFINAVIMTSVISAANHALFAGSRLLYTLAVDGYAPGFFGGLNRFHVPWIAVLGTSVISGLCFGASYIGAGKLWSWLQNIVGVSNQLSWICICLASLRFRTAIHKQGLEHLLPFKNWTYPYGPIIAVGLNIVLVLVQGWECFSPHFQGVDFVSYYIEIPIMVVMFCAWKIIRRTKFIRTSEMDLQTDRYDLGAEPTEPVLQETDRKNRLLAKVERFGQWLFM, translated from the exons ATGGCTGATATCGAGAAATATCCCGCTCCCGCGGAGGAGTCCTCCAAGGGCCAGGAGTACGACGCAGATGGCGTGTCTAACCCATTCGTCAATGCCGATAAGCTGTCGCGTCGGTTGTCCGCACGTCAGGTGCAGATGATCGCCATTGGCGGTACTATCGGCACGGGTCTGTTCTTGGGCACGGGCGAGTCACTCGCGACAGGCGGGCCTGCGTCCATGCTCATTGCATATGCCATTTGCGGTGGCATTGTGTTCGTGACGATGCTGTGTCTGGGCGAGATGGCTGCATTCGTTCCCGTGGCCGGATCGTTCTGTACCTATGCGGG ACGgtttgttgatgatgcgctTGGCTTTGCGCTGACTTGGAACTATTGGTTCAATGATGCCGTTTCCACTGCGTCGGATATCATTGCCCTCCAGTTGCTATTGCAGTTCTGGACCGACAATTTCCCTGGCTGGGGCATCAGTTTAATTTTCTTGGTTATTGTCATTGCGCTCAATCTCCTGTCCGTCCGGGTATATGGCGAG GTCGAATATTGGTTGAGTTTACTCAAAGTAATCACTATTGTG ATCTTTATCATCCTTGGAATAGCCGTCAATTGCGGTGGAAACACCGAACACGAATACATTGGCGGCAAATACTGGCACATCGGAGATGCGCCTTTTGTTGGCGGCATTGGAGGCTTCGCCTCGGT CGGAGGTACCGAATCCATTGCTATCACGGCTGGTGAAACCAAGGATCCCGCCAAGAACTTGCCAAAGGTTGTGCGCAATGTTTTTTGGCGTATTTTGCTCTTCTACATTCTATCAATCTTGATCGTCGGTCTGAACGTGCCCTACACGCACAAGGGCCTTTCAAATGGCGACACCCGCACCAGCCCGTTCACCATTGTCTTCGAACAAGCCGGTAGTGCCGTCGCGGGCAGCTTTATCAACGCTGTGATCATGACCTCGGTTATTTCCGCTGCCAACCACGCACTCTTCGCTGGCTCACGATTGTTGTACACGCTCGCCGTTGATGGATACGCGCCCGGTTTCTTTGGTGGTCTCAATCGCTTCCATGTGCCTTGGATTGCCGTTCTGGGCACCTCCGTGATTAGTGGGCTGTGCTTCGGTGCCAGCTACATTGGCGCGGGCAAGCTGTGGTCGTGGTTGCAAAA CATCGTCGGCGTCTCCAATCAACTCTCTTGGATCTGTATCTGCCTCGCATCCCTCCGCTTTCGGACCGCTATTCACAAGCAAGGCCTggaacatcttctcccttTCAAAAACTGGACATATCCCTACGGTCCTATTATCGCCGTCGGCCTGAATATCGTGCTGGTCCTCGTCCAGGGATGGGAGTGCTTCAGCCCGCATTTCCAAGGTGTCGATTTCGTCTCCTACTACATTGAGATTCCCATTATGGTTGTCATGTTTTGTGCATGGAAGATCATCAGGCGCACAAAATTTATCAGGACATCTGAGATGGATTTGCAGACTGATCGATATGATTTAGGCGCCGAACCGACTGAGCCGGTTCTACAAGAAACGGACAGGAAAAACCGCCTGCTGGCTAAGGTGGAGCGATTTGGACAATGGCTGTTTATGTAG
- a CDS encoding uncharacterized protein (ID:PFLUO_007363-T1.cds;~source:funannotate) codes for MAPARASHGKQKAHNDSSRILKRKRGQDELSTLAQRVDDLDPKASIKNFSELPLSEPTASGLEATHYKTLTDIQSRAISHALKGRDILGAAKTGSGKTLAFLVPVLENLYRKQWTEYDGLGALILSPTRELAVQIFEVLRKVGRYHGFSAGLVIGGKSLREEQERLGRMNILVCTPGRMLQHLDQTAMLETHNFQMLVMDEADRIMDMGFQKTVDAIIDHLPKEHQTMLFSATQTKKVSDLARLSLKDPEYVAVHEAAAAATPATLQQHYVVTPLPQKLDTLWSFIRSNLKSKTVVFLSSGKQVRFVYESFRHLQPGIPLLHLHGKQKQGGRMDITTKFSQAQHSVLFATDVAARGLDFPAVDWVIQMDCPEDADTYIHRVGRTARYEQVGRAVLFLDPSEEKGMLKQLEQKKVPIERINIKANKQQSIKNQLQNMCFKDPELKYLGQKAFISYVKSVYVQKDKEIFHLKELSLEDLASSMGLPGAPRIKFIKGDDTKERKNASRKMTQLSSDGEDDSDAGGQKKPKKNDENQVRTRYDRMFERRNQDVLADHYSKLINDDGTMVAPDADKGGEDADEDADFLSVKRRFAAGDAGLDQAKSDSDDSDDQRATKMVQIDGKEPLVIDSKRREKLLKSKKKLLKFKGKGTKLIYDDEGNAHEVYEMEDEDHFKARGDADVQRERFLAEETERTRHADLEDKELAREKRREKKEKRRARERALADEEAEEERGAQLLPFVGDDAESVASGPEEPTRPSKKQRVSAESDDESEEEPRPRKSKSKAKKSKSADPGPIETLQDLEALASGLLG; via the coding sequence ATGGCGCCAGCACGGGCCTCTCATGGCAAGCAAAAGGCACATAATGACTCTAGTCGGATACTGAAGCGCAAGCGTGGCCAGGATGAGCTGTCCACGCTCGCCCAGCGGGTCGACGATCTCGACCCCAAGGCCTCCATCAAAAACTTCTCCGAACTGCCTCTCTCCGAACCGACAGCCTCCGGCCTCGAAGCTACTCACTACAAGACTCTGACTGACATCCAATCGCGCGCGATCTCTCATGCACTCAAGGGCCGCGATATCCTGGGCGCCGCCAAGACCGGCAGCGGCAAAACACTGGCCTTCTTGGTCCCCGTTCTCGAGAATCTGTACCGCAAACAATGGACTGAATACGACGGACTGGGAGCCTTGATCCTCTCTCCAACCCGTGAATTGGCCGTTCAAATTTTCGAGGTGTTGCGGAAGGTGGGCCGATATCATGGTTTCTCTGCTGGCTTGGTCATCGGCGGGAAGAGTCTgcgcgaggagcaggaacgACTGGGACGCATGAATATTTTGGTCTGCACACCAGGTCGCATGCTCCAGCACCTCGATCAGACTGCTATGCTAGAGACACACAACTTCCAGATGCTGGTGATGGACGAAGCGGACCGGATTATGGACATGGGTTTCCAAAAGACGGTGGACGCGATCATCGACCACCTTCCCAAGGAGCATCAGACGATGCTCTTCAGTGCCACTCAAACCAAAAAGGTTTCTGATCTGGCTCGTTTGAGCCTGAAGGATCCCGAGTATGTTGCGGTGCATGAAgcggccgccgcggcgacaCCCGCAACCCTCCAACAACACTATGTCGTTACTCCATTGCCTCAAAAACTCGATACTTTGTGGAGCTTTATCCGCAGCAACCTGAAATCCAAGACCGTGGTCTTTCTATCGTCGGGGAAGCAAGTACGATTCGTCTACGAGTCCTTCCGTCATCTTCAGCCAGGTATTCCGCTGCTGCATCTTCACGGCAAGCAGAAACAGGGCGGGCGAATGGATATTACAACCAAATTCTCCCAGGCTCAGCACTCGGTACTCTTTGCCACGGATGTCGCTGCCCGCGGTTTGGATTTCCCCGCTGTTGACTGGGTTATCCAAATGGACTGCCCGGAAGATGCCGACACATACATTCACCGTGTCGGACGGACGGCCCGGTACGAGCAGGTTGGACGTGCCGTGCTGTTCCTAGAccccagcgaggagaagggcatgcTGAAACAActtgagcagaagaaggtgccCATCGAGCGGATCAATATCAAGGCAAACAAGCAGCAGAGCATTAAGAATCAACTGCAGAACATGTGCTTCAAGGACCCCGAGCTGAAGTACCTAGGTCAAAAAGCATTTATCTCATACGTCAAGTCGGTCTACGTGCAAAAGGACAAGGAAATTTTCCACCTGAAGGAGCTTTCGTTGGAGGACTTGGCTTCTAGCATGGGGTTGCCTGGTGCGCCGCGCATCAAGTTCATCAAGGGTGATGACACCAAGGAGCGCAAGAACGCGTCTCGTAAGATGACACAACTCTCGagtgacggagaagacgatTCGGACGCGGGTggccagaagaagccgaagaagaacgacGAAAACCAGGTGCGGACACGATACGACCGCATGTTCGAGCGCCGCAACCAAGACGTGTTGGCGGATCACTACTCGAAACTCATCAACGACGATGGCACAATGGTTGCACCTGATGCCGACAAGGGTGGCGAGGACGCAGACGAGGACGCCGATTTCTTATCTGTCAAGCGTCGGTTTGCCGCAGGAGACGCAGGTCTCGACCAAGCCAAGTCCGATTCcgacgactccgacgacCAGCGAGCAACCAAGATGGTGCAGATCGACGGCAAGGAGCCACTCGTTATTGACTCCAAGCGACGCGAGAAGCTACtcaagtcgaagaagaagcttCTTAAGTTCAAGGGCAAAGGAACGAAGCTTATCtacgacgacgagggcaacGCGCACGAGGTCTACGAGatggaagacgaagaccaCTTCAAGGCTCGTGGAGATGCCGACGTCCAGCGCGAGCGTTTCCTTGCCGAAGAAACAGAACGCACGCGTCACGCCGATCTCGAGGACAAGGAGCTGGCCCGCGAGAAGCGtcgggagaagaaggaaaagcgaCGGGCTCGCGAGCGCGCTCTtgccgacgaagaggccgaggaagagcgggGTGCGCAGCTACTCCCGTTCGTCGGCGACGATGCCGAGTCTGTGGCTTCCGGGCCCGAAGAGCCAACCCGCCCaagcaagaagcagcgcgTCTCTGCCGAATCGGACGacgagagcgaggaagagccCCGGCCACGCAAGTCCAAGagcaaggccaagaagagcaaaTCCGCGGATCCGGGGCCGATCGAGACCTtgcaggatctggaggcGTTGGCCAGCGGTCTTTTGGGGTAG
- a CDS encoding uncharacterized protein (ID:PFLUO_007364-T1.cds;~source:funannotate), giving the protein MADDDDKEEKDILDSLEREASDFAKDAEIDRIRQAFSLDAYAVLDLQPGVPDSDIKLQYRKKSLLIHPDKTKNPAAPDAFDRLKKAQTALLDEKQRAYLDECISDARRLLIREHKYTVDSPELQTGEFKKEWRQKTVHVLLEEEARRRRQAKARMQEEGREKRKEDEELDARKRKRDQDKAWEDTREERIGSWRDWQSGKKTGEKKKKKMKVLG; this is encoded by the exons atggccgacgacgacgacaaggaagagaaggataTTCTGGACTCGCTAGAGCGCGAGGCATCCGATTTTGCCAAG GACGCCGAGATCGACCGCATCCGCCAGGCATTCTCTCTCGATGC CTACGCAGTTCTCGATCTCCAGCCCGGCGTGCCGGACTCCGATATCAAACTACAATACCGCAAGAAATCCCTGCTGATTCACCCGGACAAGACCAAAAACCCCGCGGCGCCCGACGCATTCGACCGGCTGAAGAAAGCCCAGACGGCATTACTTGATGAAAAACAACGCGCATACCTCGACGAGTGCATCTCCGACGCACGGCGGCTCCTGATCCGAGAACACAAATACACAGTTGATTCGCCGGAGCTGCAGACCGGCGAGTTCAAGAAGGAATGGCGGCAGAAGACGGTTCACGTGctccttgaagaagaggcgcGGCGGCGCAGACAGGCCAAGGCGCGCATGCAGGAAGAAGGACgggagaagcgcaaggaagacgaggagctggatgcgcGGAAACGGAAGCGCGATCAGGACAAGGCGTGGGAGGATACCCGGGAGGAGCGCATTGGCAGCTGGCGAGATTGGCagagtgggaagaagacgggcgagaagaagaagaaaaagatgaaaGTGCTGGGATAG
- a CDS encoding uncharacterized protein (ID:PFLUO_007365-T1.cds;~source:funannotate), translating to MAAPEALNNNNAGSPRLLRPQDHLRPFQPPSHTNHENGRPDNADDVPPLPTVIAHIHARVQAFLSETHPPDSLLASVQRQTRTSLEVVSTALSRYSLSELSVSYNGGKDCLVMMILFLAGLHPYPPLSANPDDTSQAFKSAAATVIPSIYALPPDPFPAVEDFVISSAKAYHLSITKYTTAPPASTLRSSFEDYLHRHAGIRAIFVGTRRTDPHGAQLTHFDQTDGGWPDFVRIHPVIDWHYSEIWAFIRHLGLFYCELYDQGYTSLGGTSDTYPNPKLKVDSDSNGDGVEGCAAGERQYLPAYKLTEDVEERLGRN from the coding sequence ATGGCCGCGCCAGAGGCTctcaataataataatgccGGTTCGCCTCGACTGCTGCGCCCGCAAGACCATCTCCGTCCCTTCCAACCACCCAGCCATACCAATCATGAGAATGGCCGCCCCGATAACGCCGATGACGTCCCCCCGCTACCGACGGTGATCGCTCACATCCACGCCCGGGTGCAAGCCTTTCTATCCGAGACGCATCCGCCAGACTCCCTGCTCGCCTCCGTGCAGCGCCAAACCCGCACCTCGCTGGAGGTCGTATCAACCGCGCTCTCGCGGTACTCGCTCTCGGAGCTCTCGGTCTCTTACAACGGCGGCAAGGACTgcttggtgatgatgatccTCTTTCTCGCAGGCCTGCATCCCTACCCACCACTATCAGCAAACCCCGACGACACCAGCCAAGCGTTCAAatccgccgcggcgaccgTCATACCCTCCATCTACGCCCTCCCACCGGACCCCTTCCCGGCCGTCGAAGACTTCGTTATCAGCTCCGCAAAGGCCTACCACCTCTCCATTACGAAATACACCACCGCCCCACCCGCGAGCACGCTGCGCTCCAGTTTCGAGGATTACCTGCACCGACACGCGGGAATCCGGGCGATCTTCGTGGGGACGCGGCGGACAGACCCGCACGGCGCGCAGCTGACGCACTTTGACCAGACGGATGGCGGGTGGCCGGACTTTGTGCGCATACATCCAGTGATCGATTGGCATTATTCAGAGATCTGGGCGTTCATTCGCCATCTGGGGTTATTCTATTGCGAGCTCTATGATCAGGGATATACCTCGCTCGGGGGCACATCTGATACATATCCGAATCCGAAACTGAAGGTCGATAGTGATTCCAATGGGGATGGAGTGGAGGGCTGTGCGGCGGGTGAGCGGCAATATCTTCCGGCATATAAACTCAccgaggatgtggaggagAGGTTGGGTCGCAATTGA
- a CDS encoding uncharacterized protein (ID:PFLUO_007366-T1.cds;~source:funannotate), producing the protein MTQKSIVVIGAGVAGLTTALLLSRVPGYKIIVAAKHMPGDYDIEYASPWAGANYMPVSLGGTNAAEWDKVTWKVLHQLALEKPEAGIHFQDCEIRNRTKDIGSATADWFSELLSSAPWFKDVVPNCLGNGVTFKRATFNHISETSAGIHPSGTVDLVVNCTGLMASRLGGVEDKLVVPARGQIVIVRNESDRMVNVSGTDHGDEEACYVMTRAAGGGTVLGGSYQKGNWESQPDPSLAVRIMKRAVEACPELTGGKGIEALDVVRHGVGLRPVRHGGTRVERERLGDLWVVHNYGAGGAGYQSSYGCAEDAVNLIRHALEPQAKL; encoded by the exons ATGACTCAAAAGAGCATCGTGGTTATTGG CGCCGGTGTCGCCGGCTTAACAACCGCTCTTCTCCTATCTCGGGTTCCCGGCTACAAGATCATCGTGGCGGCAAAGCACATGCCCGGAGACTATGATATCGAATATGCATCGCCATGGGCGGGTGCAAACTACATGCC CGTCTCCTTAGGTGGCACAAATGCCGCAGAATGGGATAAAGTCACTTGGAAAGTGCTTCATCAGCTGGCACTTGAGAAGCCGGAGGCTGGCATTCATTTCCAGG ACTGCGAGATACGGAACCGGACAAAGGATATCGGCTCTGCGACTGCGGATTGGTTTTCAGAGCTTCTTTCATCGGCTCCGTGGTTTAAGGATGTTGTTCCAAAC TGTCTTGGAAATGGGGTCACTTTCAAACGGGCTACTTTCAATCACATATCTGAAACGTCTGCTGGCATTCACCCGTCGGGCACGGTGGACTTGGTTGTCAACTGCACCGGGTTGATGGCATCCAGGCTTGGCGGAGTGGAAGACAAATTGGTCGTCCCTGCTCGCGGACAAATTGTGATTGTGCGCAATGAATCTGATCGAATGGTTAACGTATCGGGCACTGATCATGGGGACGAGGAGGCGTGTTACGTGATGACCAGGGCTGCAGGAGGCGGTACCGTGCTTGGTGGATCATACCAGAAAGGAAACTGGGAATCTCAACCTGATCCAAGTCTGGCAGTGCGAATCATGAAGCGGGCTGTTGAAGCTTGTCCGGAGCTGACTGGAGGCAAGGGTATTGAAGCTCTTGATGTGGTTAGGCATGGAGTGGGATTGAGGCCTGTTCGACATGGAGGGACCAGGGTAGAGAGAGAACGGCTGGGTGACCTATGGGTAGTACATAACtatggtgctggtggtgctggataCCAGTCGTCCTATGGATGTGCAGAGGATGCGGTGAACCTGATCCGACATGCTTTAGAGCCTCAGGCAAAGCTATAG
- a CDS encoding uncharacterized protein (ID:PFLUO_007367-T1.cds;~source:funannotate), with the protein MTSMDKFFSGYAARKATLEASDNPFAKGIAWVKGELVPLSQAQIPLTDQGFLHSDLTYDVPSIWDGRFFRLDDHLSRLEDSCHKLRMRLPLPREEIKHALEEMTRKSGIKDAFVELIVTRGMVGVRGNKVENILNNNLYMFIEPYVWVMEPEVQRSGGSAIVARTVRRTPVGSMDPTVKNLQWGDLTRGLLEAEDRGAMYPFLTDGDGNLTEGSGFNIVLVNNGVLYTPERGVLEGITRKSVLDVARANGVEARVEFVPVDMLYHCDELFMCTTAGGIMPITSLDGKPVNGGQIGPITKRIWDDYWAMHYDSRYSYAINYGERQSADTIHAQRL; encoded by the coding sequence ATGACGTCAATGGACAAGTTCTTTAGCGGCTATGCTGCACGAAAGGCCACCCTCGAGGCAAGCGACAACCCTTTTGCCAAAGGCATCGCCTGGGTCAAAGGAGAGCTCGTTCCTCTCTCCCAGGCGCAGATTCCTCTGACCGACCAGGGATTCTTGCACAGCGACCTGACCTACGACGTACCGTCTATCTGGGATGGACGTTTCTTTCGTCTTGACGACCATCTCTCTAGACTCGAAGACAGTTGCCACAAACTTCGAATGCGACTGCCGCTTCCAAGGGAAGAGATAAAGCACGCTCTAGAAGAAATGACTAGAAAGAGCGGAATCAAAGATGCATTCGTTGAGTTGATCGTCACTCGCGGTATGGTAGGCGTTCGCGGGAACAAAGTCGAAAATatcctcaacaacaacttGTACATGTTTATTGAGCCTTACGTCTGGGTTATGGAGCCAGAAGTTCAGCGCAGTGGTGGCAGTGCTATCGTCGCTCGTACTGTTCGGAGGACTCCTGTTGGCTCTATGGACCCGACTGTCAAGAATCTGCAGTGGGGTGACTTGACCCGCGGTTTGTTGGAGGCCGAGGATCGCGGTGCGATGTACCCATTTTTGACAGATGGTGATGGCAACCTCACTGAGGGTTCCGGATTCAACATCGTTCTCGTCAATAACGGGGTTCTCTACACTCCTGAACGCGGCGTCCTCGAAGGAATCACTCGCAAGAGTGTTCTCGACGTGGCTCGAGCCAACGGTGTCGAAGCCCGCGTCGAGTTCGTGCCAGTGGATATGCTTTATCACTGTGACGAGCTGTTCATGTGTACGACTGCTGGCGGAATCATGCCCATCACCTCTCTGGATGGGAAGCCTGTGAATGGTGGCCAGATAGGACCTATCACCAAGCGGATCTGGGACGACTACTGGGCTATGCATTACGATTCGAGATATAGCTATGCCATTAACTATGGGGAGCGGCAGTCGGCTGATACCATCCATGCGCAGAGACTCTAG